A single Anomalospiza imberbis isolate Cuckoo-Finch-1a 21T00152 chromosome 15, ASM3175350v1, whole genome shotgun sequence DNA region contains:
- the LOC137483269 gene encoding E3 ubiquitin-protein ligase Midline-1-like isoform X2 yields MAEAREGCGGAGSLEAELTCPICLELYQEPMSLSCGHNFCRRCIDEVLYSQCRRTCPTCRADLGFTLELRNFKLGNIVEAFKATISKGQEARGESLQQDQAAEEKTDVDPCEQCLDGPQPAVKTCLICEASLCQAHLSKHNARDFHQEHILVEVGTGRAEERRCRDHGKLLECYCLREEMCICVLCSITGDHKGHEVITMKEGHDKKLVKLCNTMTDLQESKSDLDTALEELQESENQIKNNTKTLTSDLNQLFKSIKAELDKKQRMILSDIRSYEEEDLAVIANTRKEVEQKRDQAEQNIQALQMIKEQPDIFLFFRDLKVVTDRIASLDLVTENVQVEEVQLDDRLMTQYETRKKKFLLHLDYLLDDIRDQSHRVN; encoded by the exons ATGGCCGAAGCTCGGGAGGGGTGCGGAGGGGCTGGCAGCCTGGAGGCCGAGCTCACCTGCCCCATCTGCCTGGAGCTGTACCAGGAGCCGATGTCGCTGAGCTGCGGCCACAACTTCTGCCGGCGGTGCATTGACGAGGTGCTGTATTCGCAGTGCCGCCGGACCTGCCCCACATGCAGGGCCGACCTGGGTTTCACCTTGGAGCTACGCAACTTCAAGCTGGGCAACATCGTGGAGGCATTTAAGGCCACCATTTCCAAAGGACAAGAGGCTCGAGGAGAAAGCCTCCAGCAGGACCAAGCCGCCGAGGAGAAGACGGACGTGGATCCCTGTGAGCAGTGCCTGGATGGGCCCCAGCCGGCCGTGAAAACCTGCCTGATTTGCGAGGCGTCCCTGTGCCAGGCCCACCTGAGCAAACACAACGCCAGGGATTTCCATCAGGAACACATCCTGGTGGAGGTGGGAACAGGCAGAGCGGAGGAGAGGAGGTGCCGGGATCACGGCAAGCTGCTGGAATGTTACTGCCTGAGGGAGGAGATGTGCATCTGCGTGCTCTGCTCCATAACCGGCGACCACAAGGGCCACGAGGTCATCACCATGAAGGAGGGACACGACAAAAAGCTG GTTAAACTCTGCAACACCATGACAGACCTGCAGGAATCTAAAAGTGATTTAGATACTGCCTTAGAAGAGCTTCAGGAAAGCGAGAATCAGATCAAG AACAATACCAAAACTCTGACATCTGACCTAAACCAGCTGTTTAAAAGTATAAAGGCAGAGCTTGATAAGAAACAGAGGATGATCCTGAGTGACATTCGGTCTTATGAGGAAGAAGACCTGGCAGTCATTGCCAACACAAGGAAGGAAGTGGAACAGAAGAGAGACCAGGCCGAGCAGAATATCCAGGCTTTGCAGATGATAAAAGAGCAACCAgatattttcctcttcttcagA GATCTGAAAGTGGTTACAGACAG GATTGCAAGTCTGGATCTGGTCACTGAGAATGTGCAGGTAGAGGAAGTGCAGCTGGATGACAGACTGATGACCCAGTATGAAACCCGGAAAAAGAAGTTTTTGTTGCACCTGGACTATCTGCTGGATGACATCCGCG atcaaAGCCACCGAGTAAATTAA
- the LOC137483269 gene encoding probable E3 ubiquitin-protein ligase MID2 isoform X1 gives MAEAREGCGGAGSLEAELTCPICLELYQEPMSLSCGHNFCRRCIDEVLYSQCRRTCPTCRADLGFTLELRNFKLGNIVEAFKATISKGQEARGESLQQDQAAEEKTDVDPCEQCLDGPQPAVKTCLICEASLCQAHLSKHNARDFHQEHILVEVGTGRAEERRCRDHGKLLECYCLREEMCICVLCSITGDHKGHEVITMKEGHDKKLVKLCNTMTDLQESKSDLDTALEELQESENQIKNNTKTLTSDLNQLFKSIKAELDKKQRMILSDIRSYEEEDLAVIANTRKEVEQKRDQAEQNIQALQMIKEQPDIFLFFRDLKVVTDRYVPLHNTCFLL, from the exons ATGGCCGAAGCTCGGGAGGGGTGCGGAGGGGCTGGCAGCCTGGAGGCCGAGCTCACCTGCCCCATCTGCCTGGAGCTGTACCAGGAGCCGATGTCGCTGAGCTGCGGCCACAACTTCTGCCGGCGGTGCATTGACGAGGTGCTGTATTCGCAGTGCCGCCGGACCTGCCCCACATGCAGGGCCGACCTGGGTTTCACCTTGGAGCTACGCAACTTCAAGCTGGGCAACATCGTGGAGGCATTTAAGGCCACCATTTCCAAAGGACAAGAGGCTCGAGGAGAAAGCCTCCAGCAGGACCAAGCCGCCGAGGAGAAGACGGACGTGGATCCCTGTGAGCAGTGCCTGGATGGGCCCCAGCCGGCCGTGAAAACCTGCCTGATTTGCGAGGCGTCCCTGTGCCAGGCCCACCTGAGCAAACACAACGCCAGGGATTTCCATCAGGAACACATCCTGGTGGAGGTGGGAACAGGCAGAGCGGAGGAGAGGAGGTGCCGGGATCACGGCAAGCTGCTGGAATGTTACTGCCTGAGGGAGGAGATGTGCATCTGCGTGCTCTGCTCCATAACCGGCGACCACAAGGGCCACGAGGTCATCACCATGAAGGAGGGACACGACAAAAAGCTG GTTAAACTCTGCAACACCATGACAGACCTGCAGGAATCTAAAAGTGATTTAGATACTGCCTTAGAAGAGCTTCAGGAAAGCGAGAATCAGATCAAG AACAATACCAAAACTCTGACATCTGACCTAAACCAGCTGTTTAAAAGTATAAAGGCAGAGCTTGATAAGAAACAGAGGATGATCCTGAGTGACATTCGGTCTTATGAGGAAGAAGACCTGGCAGTCATTGCCAACACAAGGAAGGAAGTGGAACAGAAGAGAGACCAGGCCGAGCAGAATATCCAGGCTTTGCAGATGATAAAAGAGCAACCAgatattttcctcttcttcagA GATCTGAAAGTGGTTACAGACAGGTATGTTCCACTTCATAacacttgttttcttctttga